A single Petrotoga sp. 9PWA.NaAc.5.4 DNA region contains:
- the yvcK gene encoding gluconeogenesis factor YvcK family protein, whose protein sequence is MKNIVVIGGGTGLSQILRGLKWINDLDIVSVVTVTDDGGSSGIIRNDFEIPPPGDIRNNILALAEKESLLTKLLDYRFNEGFLQNHNLGNIILLALTRLNNNNFPLSIKMLSDALKIRGRVFPASTDLIKLAAEFEDGEVVFGETSIVSKNKKIKRVWLDGTAEAFEESVLAIQNANLIILGPGSLYTSIIPNILVEGIRKAVNVSKAKKIYISNIMTQPGETIGYTLKDHVEVLEGYLGKELDYIIVNDSKLPLNIQERYSQMGAEQVEIDMDDERIIKSDLIYIINKEKPIVRHDPKKTSELILKCLQLE, encoded by the coding sequence ATGAAAAATATAGTTGTAATTGGTGGAGGAACTGGATTAAGTCAGATTTTAAGAGGGTTAAAATGGATTAATGATTTAGATATAGTATCTGTTGTTACAGTAACTGACGATGGAGGAAGTTCGGGAATTATAAGAAATGATTTTGAAATACCCCCACCAGGTGATATAAGAAATAATATATTAGCTTTGGCAGAGAAAGAATCTTTGTTAACAAAATTACTCGATTATAGATTTAATGAAGGTTTCTTGCAAAATCATAACCTTGGAAATATAATTTTATTAGCATTAACTCGTTTAAATAACAATAACTTTCCTCTTTCTATAAAAATGTTGTCTGATGCTTTGAAAATAAGAGGAAGGGTTTTTCCTGCCTCTACAGATTTAATAAAATTAGCTGCAGAGTTTGAAGATGGAGAAGTTGTTTTTGGTGAAACTTCTATTGTTTCCAAAAATAAAAAAATAAAGAGAGTTTGGCTTGATGGAACCGCAGAAGCGTTCGAAGAAAGCGTGCTTGCAATACAAAATGCTAATTTAATAATATTAGGACCTGGAAGTTTGTACACAAGTATAATACCCAACATTCTTGTTGAAGGGATACGTAAAGCTGTAAACGTTAGTAAAGCTAAAAAAATTTATATTTCAAATATTATGACACAACCTGGAGAAACTATAGGTTATACATTGAAAGACCATGTAGAGGTGTTAGAAGGTTACTTGGGCAAAGAATTAGATTACATTATAGTTAATGATTCTAAGTTACCTCTTAATATTCAAGAAAGATATAGCCAAATGGGAGCAGAACAAGTAGAAATAGATATGGATGATGAAAGAATAATAAAGTCAGACTTAATTTATATTATTAATAAAGAAAAACCAATTGTTAGGCATGACCCTAAAAAAACTTCTGAGTTGATTTTGAAATGCTTACAATTAGAATGA
- the whiA gene encoding DNA-binding protein WhiA gives MNTFSEEIKMSLANSEMLFPQYEFYGAFIGRGETIKSENKEVVKIKLTSINSLKRVYRIVKTFYTQEIIVEPYKDKRLNLGNGGIIFLNKEIIEKPLKIVGLSLNKNKLPASLKNDPVIFGLFLKGLFLTCGSISIKEAYHLEFNFEASNSFFQEIVKTFNNLLGIKTRFIVRGKKAKLYLKSREDILNMIELMGAKESVAKLSQLMEIRNLRGDITRTLNFISANSTKIAESSLKQIRDIQIIKEKIGLESLPYDLKRIALYRLENQEASLSTIAEALNIKKPTLYNKFKKISKIAESLS, from the coding sequence TTGAATACTTTTTCTGAAGAGATAAAGATGTCTTTAGCAAATTCTGAAATGTTGTTTCCACAATATGAATTTTATGGAGCTTTTATAGGAAGAGGAGAAACAATAAAATCTGAAAACAAAGAAGTTGTAAAAATCAAATTAACTTCAATAAATTCTTTAAAAAGAGTATATAGAATTGTTAAAACATTTTATACTCAAGAAATAATTGTCGAGCCTTATAAAGATAAAAGATTGAATTTAGGTAATGGTGGAATCATATTTCTAAATAAAGAAATTATAGAAAAACCTTTAAAAATTGTTGGTCTATCTTTAAATAAAAACAAATTACCAGCATCTTTAAAAAATGATCCTGTCATATTTGGTCTTTTTTTAAAAGGATTATTTTTAACATGCGGCTCAATATCTATAAAAGAAGCTTACCATCTTGAGTTCAATTTTGAAGCGAGTAACAGTTTTTTCCAAGAAATTGTTAAGACCTTCAATAATCTATTAGGCATAAAAACAAGGTTTATTGTAAGAGGGAAAAAAGCGAAATTATACTTAAAATCTCGTGAGGATATTTTGAATATGATAGAACTCATGGGAGCCAAGGAAAGTGTAGCGAAATTAAGCCAATTAATGGAGATAAGGAATTTACGAGGAGATATAACAAGAACATTAAATTTTATTTCTGCTAATTCTACAAAAATCGCCGAGAGTTCTTTAAAACAAATCAGAGATATACAGATTATAAAAGAAAAAATAGGACTTGAAAGTTTACCTTACGATTTAAAAAGAATAGCTTTATACAGATTAGAAAATCAGGAAGCAAGTTTAAGTACTATTGCAGAAGCTTTGAATATTAAAAAGCCTACTTTATATAACAAATTTAAAAAGATTTCAAAAATTGCGGAATCTTTAAGTTAA
- the nrdR gene encoding transcriptional regulator NrdR, translating into MICPFCGYEETKVLDSRPVGNGTSIRRRRECLKCGGRFTTYERYEQASIRIIKKDGRRESFDRQKLMAGIIKACEKRPVTNEQIEEMVDNIEEGLRKSGKSEFYSSEIGDKVMEQLKLVDQVAYVRFASVYREFRDLDSFLEAIKELKNS; encoded by the coding sequence GTGATTTGCCCATTTTGTGGATATGAAGAAACAAAGGTTCTCGATTCTCGGCCAGTAGGTAACGGTACTTCGATAAGAAGAAGAAGAGAATGTCTTAAATGTGGTGGGAGATTTACCACATACGAAAGATACGAACAGGCAAGTATTAGAATAATAAAAAAAGATGGAAGAAGAGAATCTTTTGACAGGCAAAAACTCATGGCAGGTATAATAAAAGCCTGCGAAAAGAGACCCGTAACAAATGAACAGATAGAAGAAATGGTTGATAATATAGAAGAAGGATTAAGAAAAAGTGGAAAATCCGAATTTTACTCCTCAGAAATTGGAGATAAAGTTATGGAACAGTTAAAATTAGTAGATCAAGTAGCTTACGTAAGGTTTGCATCTGTATACAGAGAATTTCGAGATTTAGATAGTTTTTTGGAAGCTATAAAAGAATTAAAAAATAGTTAA